In Paralichthys olivaceus isolate ysfri-2021 chromosome 1, ASM2471397v2, whole genome shotgun sequence, the following are encoded in one genomic region:
- the mespaa gene encoding mesoderm posterior aa, which produces MDMSFCSPLQLQENSFLFDCESLLEKTYDPVAYDPASDPGYFSAGSSLSPTSSVDSFCFSPSSILSAGSEQDALDRFIFSEVEAPQPTHKTQAMPYARPSTATSSTATSATKKSRSRYPGKKRQTASEREKLRMRDLTKALNHVRTYLPPSVAPAGQTLTKIDTLRLTIRYISYLSAQLGLSEEVLEQRRSPGFIEQPQTLCQFLGQPTASCSPQESSSNMMSVAQPSSLQQTYQVSSGVNFSSQQHWMPQQPLQTVTFSGHC; this is translated from the exons ATGGACATGTccttctgctctcctctccagctccaggaGAACTCTTTCCTGTTTGACTGCGAGTCCCTGCTGGAGAAAACTTATGATCCTGTGGCCTATGATCCAGCCTCAGACCCTGGCTACTTCAGCGCAGGCAGCAGTCTGTCTCCCACCTCGTCTGTGGACTCCTTTTGCTTCTCCCCCAGCTCCATCCTGTCTGCAGGAAGCGAACAAGATGCCTTGGACCGCTTTATCTTCAGCGAAGTTGAAGCACCTCAGCCTACCCACAAGACCCAGGCTATGCCCTACGCCAGACCCTCCACAGCCACCTCCTCCACAGCCACCTCCGCCACAAAGAAGTCAAGGTCCAGGTATCCAGGGAAAAAGCGTCAGACCGCCAGCGAGAGGGAGAAGCTGAGGATGAGGGATCTGACCAAGGCTCTCAATCACGTCAGGACGTACCTCCCGCCCTCAGTGGCGCCTGCAGGACAGACCCTGACCAAGATCGACACACTGCGCCTCACCATCCGCTACATCTCCTACCTGTCAGCTCAGCTGGGCCTCAGTGAGGAGGTGCTGGAGCAGAGGAGATCCCCGGGCTTCATTGAGCAGCCACAAACTCTCTGCCAGTTCCTGGGTCAGCCAACAGCCAGCTGCAGTCCACAGGAATCAAGCTCTAACATGATGAGTGTGGCCCAGCCGTCCTCTCTGCAGCAAACTTATCAG GTTTCCAGTGGAGTTAACTTCAGCAGCCAGCAGCACTGGATGCCACAGCAACCACTACAAACTGTCACATTCTCTGGACACTGCTGA
- the LOC109624938 gene encoding mesoderm posterior protein 2-like, with protein MDTSSVPMLNYGLQYQWCSDSDLSSISSSETLSPVHSMDSSLSPSYQQAPQSTLKTAKSGYSQSLRSSPCSLSGRGRKSGRATRIRSKQRESASEKEKLRMRDLTKALHHLRSYLPPSVAPAGQNLTKIETLRLTISYISYLSAQLGLSEEVLFQRREQGDPLSSDTSSPDILSYFQHGSMGGQEAQLQLQNLNQSLYPAQCHSQNAAMHSGSCSFGVDQYNKQYNEATLGDIGMDTILHQSPPTTQSSCQMYSNDFYIPLVPREYWG; from the exons ATGGATACCTCCTCGGTGCCTATGCTCAACTATGGCTTGCAGTACCAGTGGTGCTCCGACTCCGACCTCTCCAGCATCTCCTCTTCTGAAACCCTGTCCCCTGTCCACTCCATGGACTCCAGCCTGTCTCCTTCCTACCAGCAGGCTCCGCAGTCCACCCTAAAGACGGCCAAAAGCGGATATTCTCAGAGCCTCAGGTCTTCTCCCTGCTCCCTGTCTGGACGTGGACGGAAGTCGGGTCGAGCCACACGGATCCGCAGCAAACAGAGGGAGAGCGCCAGTGAGAAAGAGAAGCTGAGGATGAGGGATCTGACCAAGGCTCTTCATCACCTCAGGTCCTACCTCCCCCCCTCAGTGGCCCCTGCAGGACAGAATCTGACAAAGATCGAGACCCTCCGCCTCACCATCAGCTACATCTCCTACCTGTCGGCCCAGCTGGGCCTCAGCGAGGAGGTGCTGTTCCAGCGAAGGGAGCAGGGAGACCCCTTGTCCAGCGACACCTCCTCACCTGACATCCTCAGCTACTTCCAGCACGGCTCCATGGGAGGTCAGGAGgcccagctccagctccagaaCCTGAACCAGAGCTTGTACCCAGCCCAGTGTCACAGCCAGAACGCTGCGATGCACTCTGGGAGCTGTAGTTTCGGAGTGGATCAGTACAATAAGCAGTACAACGAAGCTACTCTGGGAGATATCGGCATGGATACCATCCTCCACCAGTCTCCTCCAACAACACAGTCCTCCTGTCAG atgTACAGCAACGACTTCTACATCCCGTTGGTTCCGAGAGAGTATTGGGGTTAA
- the sv2ba gene encoding synaptic vesicle glycoprotein 2Ba translates to MDDPYHNNVNQQVTQGGEYTYTQDGSGQDGYPYQTDYPQQEEDAASDDTEGADDDEQMYEGEYQGIPHPDEIKEARRAARVEARRKARLAAQQEEEEENLSEQYETIMEDCGHGRFQWMLFFVLGLALMADGVDGFVVGFVLPSAEKDMCISNADKGLLGLLVYVAMMVGALVWGGLSDKMGRRKCLIYVLTIDLVFSFLSCFAQSYGFFLFFRFCSGFGIGGSIPIVYTYFTEFLQMDKRGEHLSWLCMFWMLGGLYASFTAWGIIPHYGWGFAIGTEIQMHTWRMFILVCLLPVLAALIGVVFMPESPRFLLENARHDEAWMILRRVHDTNWKAKGEPERVFTVTNIKTPQTQEDEFIEIQSDTGTAFQRWTVRHMTMLQQVMANIMSLSAPELRLQGLFLVIVWFCLAFSYHGLGVWFPDMIKYMQYEEYESKVRVFHRERVERFHFNFSLVNQIHREGEYIHDKFANIEIKSVKFEDSLFENCYFEDVRSTNTFFENCTFKSTVFYNTDLWQEKFKDCRMENTTFLHPKKGCHLNFQEENDIVIYMVSFLGSLAVLPGNILSALFMDKIGRIRIIGGSMLASSACTFLLLLSFSQGAVICWQCLFYGASVAAWNGLEVISVELYPAAKRGTAFGILNGICKFAAIIASFIFAAFIGVTKIIPIFLAFAALVCGGLVALKLPETREKILS, encoded by the exons ATGGATGACCCCTATCACAACAACGTGAACCAGCAGGTGACGCAGGGCGGAGAGTACACCTACACCCAGGATGGAAGCGGTCAGGATGGCTACCCTTACCAAACGGACTACcctcagcaggaggaggatgctGCTAGTGATGACACCGAGGGGGCAGATGATGACGAGCAGATGTACGAGGGGGAGTACCAGGGCATCCCCCACCCCGACGAGATCAAGGAGGCGCGTCGGGCAGCTCGGGTGGAGGCCAGGAGGAAAGCCCGCCTGGCAGCTcagcaagaagaggaggaggaaaacctGTCAGAGCAATACGAGACGATCATGGAGGACTGTGGCCACGGGCGCTTCCAATGGATGCTGTTCTTCGTGCTGGGCCTGGCGCTAATGGCCGACGGAGTGGACGGCTTCGTGGTGGGCTTCGTCCTTCCCAGTGCTGAGAAGGACATGTGCATATCCAACGCTGACAAAGGACTGCTGG gtctTCTGGTGTATGTGGCCATGATGGTAGGGGCGCTGGTGTGGGGGGGACTGAGTGATAAGATGGGCAGGAGGAAGTGTCTGATCTACGTGCTGACCATCGACCTGGTCTTCTCCTTCCTGTCCTGCTTCGCTCAGAGCTAcggcttcttcctcttcttcaggtTCTGCTCAGGCTTCgg AATTGGCGGCTCCATCCCGATAGTGTACACCTACTTCACTGAGTTCCTGCAGATGGATAAACGTGGAGAACATCTGAGCTGGCTCTGCATGTTCTGGATGCTGGGAGGCCTTTACGCCTCCTTCACTGCCTGGGGAATCATCCCTCACTATG GTTGGGGCTTTGCCATCGGTACAGAGATCCAGATGCACACCTGGAGGATGTTTATCCTGGTGTGCCTCCTCCCCGTGCTCGCTGCTCTCATCGGAGTCGTCTTCATGCCGGAGAGCCCACGGTTCCTCCTGGAG aATGCCCGTCATGACGAGGCGTGGATGATCCTGAGACGAGTTCACGACACTAACTGGAAGGCCAAGGGGGAGCCAGAGAGAGTTTTCACT GTGACAAATATTAAGACTCCGCAGACGCAAGAGGACGAGTTCATAGAGATCCAGAGCGACACCGGCACAGCCTTCCAACGCTGGACCGTCAGACACATGACCATGCTGCAACAG GTGATGGCTAACATCATGTCATTATCAGCTCCAGAGCTCAGACTGCAAGGCCTCTTCCTGGTTATTGTCTGGTTCTGTTTGGCCTTCAG CTACCACGGACTGGGCGTTTGGTTCCCTGATATGATCAAGTACATGCAGTACGAAGAGTATGAGTCCAAGGTTCGAGTGTTCCACCGGGAACGCGTCGAACGCTTCCACTTCAACTTCTCTCTCGTCAACCAAATACACCGCGAGGGAGAGTACATCCATGACAA gTTTGCAAACATTGAGATAAAGTCTGTGAAGTTTGAGGATTCTCTATTTGAGAACTGCTACTTTGAAGATGTCAGGTCGACTAACACCTTCTTTGAGAACTGTACCTTCAAAAGCACCGTCTTCTACAACACAG acctctggcaggaaaagttcaaaGACTGTCGAATGGAGAACACCACCTTCCTCCACCCGAAGAAAGGCTGCCATCTGAACTTCCAGGAGGAGAATGACATCGTCATCTACATGGTCAGCTTCCTGGGCAGTTTGGCTGTGTTGCCTGGCAACATCCTGTCAGCATTATTCATGGACAAGATAGGAAGGATCAGAATAATAG GTGGTTCTATGCTGGCATCGTCTGCCTGtaccttcctgctgctgttaaGTTTCAGTCAAGGAGCTGTAATATGTTGGCAGTGTCTCTTCTACGGTGCCAGTGTAGCAGCCTGGAATGGACTTGAGGTTATTTCTGTGGAACTCTATCCAGCCGCTAAAAG AGGGACAGCGTTCGGTATCCTGAATGGAATCTGCAAGTTTGCAGCCATTATTGCCAGCTTTATCTTTGCAGCCTTCATCGGCGTTACCAAGATCATCCCCATCTTCCTGGCCTTCGCCGCCCTCGTCTGTGGAGGTCTGGTGGCTCTCAAGTTGCCCGAAACCCGGGAAAAAATCCTGTCTTGA